One window of the Candidatus Dadabacteria bacterium genome contains the following:
- a CDS encoding class I fructose-bisphosphate aldolase has protein sequence MAIKELKKISDIEAVLGEDSEYLLGHKCTTISKKDLYLPGPGYVEEVFVQNDRSPAVIRNLQTILDHGRLGGTGYISILPVDQGVEHSAGASFAVNPMYFDPENIVKLAMEGGCNGVASTVGALASVSRKYAHKIPFIAKINHNELLSYPNTFDQILFGNVDQAFQMGAVAIGATVYFGSEESSRQIQEISEVFSHAHSLGLATILWAYLRNPAFKQDEADYHVSADLTGQANHLSVTIGADIVKQKLPENNGGFTALSFGKTHDRVYSDLTSDHPIDLTRYQVANCYMGRLGLINSGGASGSDDLADAVRTAIVNKRAGGMGLISGRKSFQKPFKEGVALLKSVQNVYLERKITIA, from the coding sequence ATGGCCATAAAGGAACTCAAGAAAATCAGTGATATAGAGGCGGTGCTGGGAGAGGACTCGGAATACCTGCTCGGTCACAAGTGCACTACGATAAGCAAAAAAGATCTTTATCTTCCCGGCCCGGGCTACGTGGAGGAGGTGTTCGTGCAGAACGACCGGTCGCCCGCCGTGATAAGGAACCTGCAGACTATCCTTGACCACGGTCGCCTAGGGGGAACGGGATACATATCAATCCTGCCGGTGGACCAGGGAGTTGAGCACTCCGCGGGAGCGTCTTTTGCGGTGAATCCCATGTATTTCGATCCGGAGAACATAGTGAAGCTTGCCATGGAGGGGGGATGCAACGGCGTTGCCTCGACCGTGGGAGCGCTGGCTTCGGTCTCAAGAAAATACGCGCACAAGATTCCTTTTATAGCAAAGATCAATCACAATGAGCTTCTGAGCTACCCTAATACTTTTGACCAGATTCTTTTCGGAAACGTGGATCAGGCCTTTCAGATGGGGGCAGTGGCAATTGGGGCGACTGTATATTTCGGTTCCGAGGAAAGTTCCCGCCAGATCCAGGAAATATCGGAGGTTTTCAGCCACGCCCATTCCCTGGGACTTGCGACCATACTCTGGGCTTACCTGAGAAACCCGGCTTTCAAGCAGGACGAGGCCGATTACCATGTTTCGGCCGATCTCACGGGGCAGGCGAATCACCTCTCGGTGACCATAGGGGCAGATATAGTCAAGCAGAAGCTCCCGGAGAACAACGGAGGCTTTACGGCCCTCTCCTTCGGAAAGACCCACGATAGGGTTTATTCAGATCTTACCTCTGACCACCCCATAGACCTTACCCGCTACCAAGTCGCAAACTGCTACATGGGGAGGCTAGGACTGATAAATTCGGGAGGCGCCTCGGGTTCGGACGATCTTGCAGATGCGGTAAGAACCGCCATTGTAAACAAAAGGGCAGGGGGGATGGGGCTCATAAGCGGAAGAAAATCTTTCCAGAAACCCTTTAAGGAAGGGGTAGCGCTTCTAAAGAGTGTTCAGAACGTCTACCTGGAGCGGAAAATCACGATTGCCTGA
- a CDS encoding LLM class flavin-dependent oxidoreductase, producing MGEKISFGLTAPLPGKPVTELVDFAVRCEEAGFDAVWYPDHILFMAKKLTPEVWSVITAAAVKTDRIRLGAIGDPHRSHPAMFAHRLATIDNLSGGRAFSCLGYGEKMNLDYYGISWNRPLARLRESVPLMRRLWAGETVSFKGEFFSLSEAEVRVPPVNGKDVPVYIAATGPKALGVAGALGNGWVTNAMPTWVFSSKLAEVEKAMGENAAAENFEKCIYIFVSVAEDKDTAYETLDRIKHAIIWPDVIEEAGYDLEIEPQYKGLSYTSIMPNDQDMLARFRQMGEKYYTRDILSDFVIYGTAGDAIKRFEEYIEAGVTHFIIRDFSPDLEYSFNALAGEVISHFR from the coding sequence ATGGGTGAAAAAATAAGCTTCGGGCTTACCGCCCCCCTTCCGGGAAAACCGGTTACGGAACTTGTGGACTTCGCCGTCCGCTGCGAGGAGGCCGGTTTCGACGCCGTGTGGTATCCAGACCACATACTGTTTATGGCGAAAAAACTGACTCCTGAAGTATGGTCGGTAATCACGGCAGCGGCGGTAAAGACGGACAGAATCCGCCTTGGAGCCATAGGGGACCCTCACAGGTCCCACCCCGCGATGTTCGCCCACAGACTCGCAACCATAGACAACCTCTCCGGGGGAAGAGCGTTCAGCTGCCTTGGGTACGGGGAAAAAATGAATCTTGACTACTACGGCATAAGCTGGAACAGGCCTCTTGCGCGTCTTAGGGAATCCGTGCCGCTTATGAGGCGGCTTTGGGCCGGGGAGACGGTAAGCTTCAAGGGGGAATTCTTCTCCCTCAGCGAAGCCGAAGTAAGGGTACCTCCAGTTAACGGAAAGGACGTTCCCGTATACATAGCCGCGACCGGACCGAAGGCCCTAGGGGTCGCAGGCGCGCTCGGAAACGGATGGGTAACAAATGCGATGCCCACATGGGTTTTTTCGAGCAAACTCGCCGAAGTGGAGAAGGCCATGGGAGAGAACGCCGCCGCAGAGAACTTTGAGAAGTGCATATATATTTTCGTGTCCGTCGCCGAGGATAAGGACACCGCCTACGAGACCCTTGACAGAATAAAGCACGCTATAATCTGGCCCGACGTGATAGAGGAAGCCGGGTACGACCTCGAAATAGAACCGCAGTACAAGGGGCTTTCCTATACGAGCATAATGCCCAACGATCAGGACATGCTAGCAAGATTCAGGCAAATGGGAGAAAAATACTATACGAGGGATATACTGTCCGACTTCGTTATATACGGAACGGCTGGCGACGCGATAAAAAGGTTCGAAGAATATATAGAAGCCGGAGTCACCCACTTCATAATCAGGGATTTCAGCCCTGACCTGGAATACTCCTTCAATGCCCTTGCGGGAGAAGTAATAAGTCACTTCAGGTAG
- the fbp gene encoding class 1 fructose-bisphosphatase, translated as MVSITTLDEFIIRNQYEFPYSTGELSRLLRDIGFAAKIVHREVNKAGLVADILGKTGQVNIQGEEVRKLDSYANEKFLTALEHGGECAGVASEENEDFIAFSDENSRNSKYIIAIDPLDGSSNIDVNVSVGTIFSVYRRTSKMFSPCLKEDFLQPGKAQTAAGYIIYGSSTMLVYTTGHGVNGFTLDPSIGEFCLSHPNIKIPSHGNIFSVNYYNYSKFPDRVKEYLDHCRDGDGSSRLSLRYVGSMVADIHRNLLKGGIFLYPRTSDSPDGKLRLLYECNPMAFIVEQAGGASSSGTERTLDIQPTELHQRTPIYIGSYNMVSKFLNFLKNPKEPEEE; from the coding sequence ATGGTCTCGATAACTACTCTTGACGAATTCATCATAAGAAATCAGTATGAATTCCCCTATTCCACCGGGGAGCTCTCAAGACTGCTTCGGGATATAGGGTTCGCGGCGAAAATAGTCCACAGGGAAGTGAACAAAGCGGGGCTGGTCGCGGACATCCTTGGCAAGACGGGACAGGTAAACATCCAGGGGGAAGAGGTAAGAAAGCTTGATTCCTACGCGAACGAGAAGTTTCTGACCGCGCTTGAACATGGCGGAGAATGCGCGGGGGTGGCGTCTGAGGAGAACGAGGACTTTATAGCATTTTCCGACGAGAACTCGAGAAACTCGAAATACATCATAGCCATCGACCCTCTCGACGGATCCTCCAACATAGACGTGAACGTATCGGTTGGAACCATATTTTCCGTATACAGAAGAACGTCAAAGATGTTCTCCCCGTGTCTCAAGGAGGATTTTCTGCAGCCGGGCAAGGCCCAGACGGCCGCCGGGTACATAATATACGGTTCTTCGACCATGCTGGTGTACACTACCGGCCACGGAGTAAACGGGTTTACCCTTGACCCCTCGATAGGAGAGTTCTGCCTCTCCCATCCGAACATAAAGATCCCGAGCCACGGCAATATCTTCTCGGTCAACTACTATAACTACTCAAAATTCCCCGACAGGGTAAAGGAGTATCTCGATCACTGCAGAGACGGAGACGGCAGTTCCAGACTTTCGCTTCGGTACGTCGGGTCCATGGTAGCGGACATACACAGGAACCTGCTCAAGGGAGGAATATTTCTCTATCCGCGGACTTCGGATTCTCCCGACGGAAAACTCAGGCTTCTCTACGAGTGCAACCCGATGGCCTTCATCGTGGAACAGGCCGGAGGAGCGTCGTCAAGCGGAACGGAGAGGACTCTTGACATTCAGCCGACGGAACTTCACCAGAGAACCCCCATATATATAGGTTCCTACAACATGGTAAGTAAGTTCCTCAACTTTTTGAAGAACCCCAAAGAACCTGAGGAGGAGTAA
- a CDS encoding CvpA family protein, with protein MNLFDILLLLMILASFGAGLRSGLIKQVFSLASIVGGAALGFFFYKPLGAILLEKNIIAEPRIADILGFLVVACLAYMLIYYLSHLLTDLLEKIKMGWINHLLGGAMGFIIGLLLCYLAVTGIKQFVDEDAPFLRNSVLVPKVITGYHIIREQAPGDLDESLEKLQELREGKRESNSE; from the coding sequence TTGAACCTGTTCGATATCTTACTCTTGTTAATGATCCTGGCCTCCTTCGGGGCAGGACTCAGATCAGGCCTTATAAAACAGGTCTTCTCTCTCGCCTCCATAGTAGGGGGAGCAGCACTGGGCTTTTTCTTCTATAAGCCGCTTGGGGCTATTCTGCTTGAAAAAAATATTATCGCCGAACCGAGAATCGCAGACATCCTGGGATTTCTGGTCGTAGCCTGCCTTGCATACATGCTCATATACTATCTTTCCCATCTTCTGACGGACCTGCTGGAGAAGATCAAGATGGGATGGATCAATCACCTCCTCGGCGGTGCGATGGGCTTTATAATAGGTCTGCTGCTCTGCTACCTGGCAGTAACCGGGATCAAGCAGTTTGTGGATGAGGATGCTCCTTTCCTCAGGAATTCCGTTCTGGTTCCCAAGGTCATCACCGGATATCACATTATCAGGGAACAGGCGCCGGGTGATCTTGACGAGAGTCTGGAAAAACTCCAGGAACTGCGGGAAGGAAAGCGGGAATCAAACTCTGAGTGA
- a CDS encoding IS1595 family transposase produces MKDKATFKAPGKAHREGITLLELLEMFPDEETATRWFESIIWGDDRFCGKCGSTETKEVPNAKPMPYWCKDCRSYFSVRTGTAIARSNVPLQKWAIAMYLCLTSRMSISSMKLHRDIGVSQPTAWFMLHRIREAWQCEGNNDFGGPVEVDETFMGGRDRNKHNDKRSHVQGPSGKDVVVGMKDRKSNKVVAKRVSGRDKETVHGFIRKNVSPEAKVYTDDHRSYSGLPNHESVNHSVGEWVRLQAHTNGIESFWSMLKRAHKGTFHKISPKHLDRYIQEFVGKHNTRDSGTLFQMRSTVAGLMGRNLLYRELVADNGLSSLARS; encoded by the coding sequence ATGAAAGACAAAGCGACATTCAAAGCCCCGGGCAAAGCTCATAGAGAAGGAATCACGCTGTTAGAGCTACTGGAAATGTTTCCCGATGAGGAAACCGCCACCCGCTGGTTCGAGTCCATTATCTGGGGAGACGACCGCTTTTGCGGGAAGTGCGGAAGTACGGAAACCAAGGAAGTTCCTAATGCTAAGCCTATGCCTTATTGGTGTAAGGACTGCCGAAGTTATTTTAGCGTCCGTACCGGAACCGCCATAGCCCGTTCCAACGTCCCTCTTCAGAAGTGGGCGATCGCTATGTATCTTTGCCTTACAAGTCGTATGAGCATATCCAGCATGAAACTTCACCGAGATATAGGCGTATCCCAACCCACGGCGTGGTTCATGCTTCACAGGATCCGGGAAGCGTGGCAATGCGAAGGAAACAACGATTTCGGAGGTCCCGTGGAAGTAGATGAAACCTTCATGGGTGGCCGAGACAGAAACAAGCACAATGACAAGAGAAGTCATGTGCAGGGGCCTTCCGGCAAAGATGTTGTAGTCGGCATGAAGGACAGGAAGTCCAACAAGGTTGTTGCGAAGCGGGTATCTGGCAGGGACAAGGAGACTGTACACGGCTTTATCAGGAAGAACGTATCCCCTGAAGCGAAGGTTTACACTGATGATCACAGAAGTTACTCGGGACTTCCGAATCACGAATCAGTGAATCACAGTGTCGGTGAATGGGTCAGACTCCAAGCCCACACAAACGGGATTGAGTCCTTCTGGAGTATGCTCAAAAGAGCACACAAAGGAACCTTCCACAAAATCAGCCCGAAGCACCTTGACCGGTACATTCAGGAATTTGTCGGCAAGCACAACACGAGGGATTCAGGAACCCTTTTTCAAATGCGTTCCACGGTCGCCGGTCTTATGGGTCGCAACTTGCTTTACAGGGAGCTTGTCGCCGACAACGGCCTGTCTTCCCTTGCTCGGTCTTAA
- a CDS encoding polyprenyl synthetase family protein: MEFSEIIEIIHPSLAETERKIDEFIKSDVPLVYEIARYLLGGGGKRIRPSLVLLSSAACGLTDGEDRIAAAAGIELFHAGTLFHDDVVDQAEFRRGNASSNMVWGNKPTVLVGDFMLARGLELIYSCGSIELLRVVSRASSRLAEGHVLEIMSERKMIEISEDFCFSVIDHKTAALIECSTETGALLADTSNGAVRALSRYGRNIGIAFQLIDDALDYCSEENKFGKKTGQDLAERKMTLPLYYSIENAPEDMRRKVIETLDKEDDLDSSEVAEISQLVAHYRGVDLTRQRAKEFVVEAKKSLDEIPKNDYKESLGRLADYVAERNF; this comes from the coding sequence ATGGAGTTCTCAGAGATAATTGAGATAATTCACCCGAGCCTCGCCGAAACGGAGAGGAAAATCGATGAATTCATAAAGTCCGACGTTCCTCTGGTTTACGAAATAGCCAGGTATCTGCTTGGCGGAGGCGGAAAGAGAATACGGCCTTCCCTGGTTCTCCTCTCAAGCGCCGCTTGCGGGCTTACCGATGGGGAGGACCGGATCGCGGCCGCCGCGGGGATTGAACTTTTCCACGCTGGCACACTCTTTCACGACGATGTGGTTGATCAGGCGGAGTTCAGAAGGGGGAACGCCTCTTCCAATATGGTCTGGGGAAACAAACCCACCGTGCTCGTGGGGGATTTTATGCTGGCCCGGGGCCTTGAGCTTATATACAGCTGTGGCAGCATTGAACTCCTGAGAGTGGTTTCCAGGGCCTCATCGCGCCTTGCCGAGGGTCATGTGCTCGAGATTATGAGCGAAAGAAAGATGATCGAAATCTCGGAGGATTTCTGTTTTTCCGTGATTGACCACAAAACGGCGGCGCTCATTGAGTGCTCGACCGAGACCGGAGCGCTTCTGGCGGATACTTCAAACGGAGCGGTCAGGGCTCTTTCACGCTACGGGCGCAACATAGGAATAGCCTTTCAGCTTATAGACGACGCGCTTGACTACTGTTCTGAAGAGAACAAGTTCGGGAAAAAAACCGGACAGGACCTGGCTGAACGGAAGATGACCCTTCCGCTTTACTACTCAATTGAAAACGCCCCGGAAGACATGAGACGCAAGGTGATCGAAACGCTTGACAAGGAAGATGATCTCGATAGTTCCGAGGTAGCGGAGATATCTCAGCTAGTGGCCCACTACCGCGGGGTCGATTTGACTAGGCAGCGGGCAAAGGAGTTTGTGGTTGAAGCGAAAAAATCTCTGGACGAGATACCGAAGAACGATTATAAAGAATCCCTCGGTCGCCTCGCCGATTACGTGGCTGAGAGAAACTTCTGA
- the rimI gene encoding ribosomal protein S18-alanine N-acetyltransferase: MIIKALSPKYINEIVKIENESFISPWPKQVLADYIKKSGFFCNIAINGSDEEVAGYSISTLIYDEIHVFKIAVASCHRRKGIAIELLSDTFNFYEKMGALSVILEVRTTNTPATTLYEKLGFEIVRTRKNYYGRGRGDAYVMGLALDSYYQKFLSAT; encoded by the coding sequence ATGATCATTAAAGCCCTCTCACCAAAATACATAAACGAGATCGTGAAGATCGAAAACGAGTCCTTCATCTCCCCGTGGCCGAAACAGGTGCTCGCAGATTACATCAAGAAATCCGGGTTCTTCTGCAATATAGCCATAAACGGAAGCGACGAAGAGGTCGCAGGCTACTCAATATCCACCCTTATCTACGACGAAATTCACGTATTCAAGATCGCCGTGGCGTCTTGCCACAGGAGAAAGGGAATAGCGATTGAACTGCTCTCAGACACGTTTAATTTTTATGAAAAAATGGGGGCTCTCTCGGTTATTCTCGAGGTAAGAACGACAAACACACCGGCGACCACGCTTTACGAGAAGCTCGGGTTTGAGATTGTTAGAACACGCAAGAACTACTATGGCAGGGGGAGGGGGGACGCCTATGTCATGGGTCTTGCGCTTGACAGCTACTATCAGAAGTTTCTCTCAGCCACGTAA
- the meaB gene encoding methylmalonyl Co-A mutase-associated GTPase MeaB → MTPNKKTEAETYRQGIAKGEIPALSRAITLAESTLPEHKKLAREIITWCLPRSGKSIRVGITGIPGVGKSSFIESLGLYLARECGKKIAVLAIDPTSSQTGGSVLGDKLRMQELSRHENVYIRPSPSAGSLGGVAKKTSDAVILCEAAGFDTIFIETVGVGQSEITCHSMVDFFMLLMITGAGDDIQGIKKGIIERADAVLITKADGRNKKKAELMKQEMEESLGFHRPPESGWVPKAYACSSVTGYGISEIWQCVMDYEDLCRKNGYFTEKRRKQAKYRLHEALIQNLEDSFYEDSLIKETLGKVEKEVMEGKTDPYTGAANLLDLYFERLSPPRSVQEK, encoded by the coding sequence ATGACCCCGAACAAAAAAACGGAAGCGGAAACTTACCGCCAAGGCATAGCCAAGGGAGAAATACCCGCTCTTAGCAGGGCGATAACCCTCGCGGAGAGCACCCTGCCCGAGCATAAAAAGCTTGCACGGGAAATAATCACGTGGTGTCTGCCGCGGTCCGGAAAATCCATAAGGGTGGGGATTACGGGTATACCCGGAGTTGGAAAGAGCAGCTTCATAGAATCTCTGGGTCTCTATCTGGCCCGCGAGTGCGGAAAAAAGATAGCGGTGCTCGCAATCGATCCCACGAGCAGCCAGACCGGGGGAAGCGTTTTGGGCGACAAACTCAGGATGCAGGAGCTTTCCCGGCATGAAAACGTTTATATAAGGCCCTCTCCGTCGGCCGGTTCTCTGGGGGGAGTCGCAAAAAAGACAAGCGACGCTGTGATTCTCTGTGAGGCGGCAGGGTTCGACACAATCTTTATAGAAACGGTGGGAGTCGGGCAGTCTGAAATTACCTGTCACTCCATGGTCGATTTTTTCATGCTGCTCATGATTACCGGAGCGGGAGATGATATTCAGGGAATAAAAAAAGGAATAATCGAGCGCGCCGACGCGGTATTGATAACCAAGGCGGACGGGAGAAACAAGAAAAAAGCGGAGCTTATGAAGCAGGAAATGGAAGAGTCGCTGGGATTCCACAGACCGCCCGAATCCGGGTGGGTTCCCAAGGCTTACGCCTGCTCCTCCGTTACGGGTTACGGAATAAGTGAAATCTGGCAGTGCGTCATGGACTATGAAGATCTCTGCAGAAAAAATGGATACTTTACGGAAAAAAGAAGAAAACAGGCTAAATACCGCCTGCATGAAGCACTCATCCAGAATCTTGAGGACAGCTTCTATGAGGACTCCCTCATCAAAGAAACACTCGGCAAAGTGGAAAAAGAAGTAATGGAAGGAAAAACGGATCCCTACACGGGAGCCGCGAATCTGCTCGATCTTTATTTTGAAAGGCTTAGTCCACCTCGGTCGGTACAGGAAAAATGA
- the scpA gene encoding methylmalonyl-CoA mutase produces MRPDFSKINLGFGSNGSSNARASGGIARESPEKIDIKEFYVPNDLSDSEHLGFVSGIPPYLRGPYPTMYITRPWTIRQYAGFSTAEESNAFYRRNLAAGQKGLSIAFDLPTHRGYDSDHPRVSGDVGKAGVAIDSVLDMEILLDRIPLDQISVSMTMNGAVLPIMAFYIVVAERQGVGPEKLSGTIQNDILKEFMVRNTYIYPPEFSMKIVSDIFEYTSQNMPKFNSISVSGYHMEEAGATSDIELAYTLADGLEYLRAGVEAGLNIDDFAPRISFFWGIGMDHFMEIAKMRAARMLWAKIVRTFEPKKPASLMLRTHCQTSGWSLTEQDPFNNVTRTCVEALSAVLGGTQSLHTNALDEAIALPTDFSARIARNTQLYLQKETDVCRLIDPWAGSYYVEYLTHNLARRAWELIMEIEELGGMSKAIETGLPKMRIEEAAARKQARIDSGKDVIVGVNSYNSDAREEFDILEVDNRKVRENQIKRLEKLKEKRDSGAVERALRKITECAETEQGNLLSLAVEAARENATLGEISDACEETWGRYRPGWRTISGVYSSEISKDAGFAKARELADRFASLEGRRPRILVAKMGQDGHDRGAKIIATGFADLGFDVDIGPLFQTPEEAARQAVENDVHIIGISSLAAGHKTLIPELIKKLDEMGGDDIMVVAGGVIPKRDYDYLRNAGVSQIFGPGTVLSEAAEAILVPLTETRT; encoded by the coding sequence ATGAGACCTGATTTTTCGAAAATAAATCTCGGCTTCGGTTCGAACGGCAGCAGCAACGCACGTGCGAGCGGAGGTATCGCAAGGGAATCACCGGAGAAAATAGACATAAAGGAGTTTTACGTCCCAAACGACCTCAGCGATTCCGAACACCTGGGATTTGTCTCCGGAATTCCGCCCTACCTCCGCGGACCCTACCCGACCATGTACATCACGAGACCCTGGACCATCAGACAGTACGCGGGATTCTCCACTGCGGAGGAGTCAAACGCTTTCTACAGAAGAAATCTGGCCGCGGGGCAGAAGGGACTTTCAATAGCCTTCGATCTTCCCACTCACAGGGGATATGACTCAGACCATCCCAGAGTTTCGGGAGACGTTGGAAAGGCAGGCGTAGCAATAGATTCGGTACTCGACATGGAGATTCTTCTCGATCGAATACCCCTTGATCAGATCTCGGTTTCCATGACCATGAACGGCGCGGTTCTGCCGATCATGGCTTTCTACATAGTCGTCGCGGAGCGGCAGGGAGTGGGACCGGAAAAACTCAGCGGAACGATCCAGAACGACATACTCAAGGAGTTCATGGTAAGAAACACCTACATTTACCCGCCTGAATTCTCGATGAAAATAGTCTCGGACATTTTCGAATACACATCGCAGAACATGCCGAAGTTCAATTCGATAAGCGTAAGCGGCTACCACATGGAAGAAGCGGGCGCCACGTCGGACATAGAGCTTGCCTACACGCTCGCCGACGGCCTTGAGTATTTAAGGGCGGGAGTCGAGGCGGGACTCAACATTGACGATTTCGCTCCCAGAATTTCCTTTTTCTGGGGAATAGGCATGGACCATTTCATGGAAATCGCAAAAATGAGGGCGGCGAGGATGCTCTGGGCCAAGATCGTCAGGACCTTTGAGCCCAAAAAACCGGCTTCGCTCATGCTCAGAACCCACTGCCAGACTTCGGGATGGAGCCTCACGGAGCAGGATCCGTTTAACAACGTGACGAGGACATGCGTTGAAGCACTAAGCGCGGTGCTCGGCGGCACCCAGTCACTCCACACAAACGCCCTGGATGAAGCAATCGCCCTTCCCACCGACTTTTCCGCCAGGATAGCGAGAAACACCCAGCTTTATCTTCAGAAAGAAACAGATGTATGCAGGTTGATCGATCCCTGGGCGGGATCCTACTATGTCGAGTACCTTACCCATAATTTGGCGAGAAGGGCCTGGGAACTCATAATGGAAATAGAAGAGCTGGGAGGAATGTCCAAAGCCATAGAGACCGGTTTGCCGAAGATGAGGATAGAGGAAGCGGCGGCACGAAAACAGGCGAGGATAGACTCGGGAAAAGACGTAATAGTAGGAGTCAACAGTTATAATTCGGACGCGCGGGAAGAATTCGATATACTGGAAGTGGATAACCGCAAGGTGAGGGAGAACCAGATTAAAAGACTGGAGAAACTGAAAGAAAAAAGGGATTCCGGGGCGGTTGAGCGCGCGCTTCGGAAAATCACTGAATGTGCAGAAACGGAGCAAGGCAACCTTCTCTCCCTGGCAGTTGAGGCCGCAAGGGAAAACGCCACCCTCGGAGAAATATCGGACGCGTGCGAGGAGACATGGGGAAGATACAGGCCTGGATGGCGCACGATCTCGGGAGTATATTCATCGGAAATCTCGAAGGACGCCGGATTTGCCAAGGCAAGGGAGCTTGCTGACCGTTTCGCCAGCCTAGAAGGGAGAAGACCCAGAATACTGGTCGCAAAAATGGGCCAGGACGGCCATGACCGCGGAGCGAAGATAATAGCGACGGGTTTTGCCGACCTCGGTTTCGATGTGGACATAGGCCCGCTCTTTCAGACCCCTGAAGAAGCGGCAAGACAGGCAGTTGAAAACGATGTCCACATAATCGGAATATCCAGCCTGGCCGCCGGTCACAAGACACTCATCCCCGAACTCATAAAAAAGCTCGACGAGATGGGAGGCGACGACATAATGGTGGTCGCAGGGGGGGTTATACCCAAACGCGATTACGACTATCTCAGGAACGCCGGAGTCTCTCAGATATTCGGTCCGGGGACCGTGCTGTCCGAAGCGGCCGAAGCCATACTCGTGCCCCTGACAGAAACCCGAACATGA